In the Tissierellales bacterium genome, TACAATTATTATCTCACGAGAAAGTGAGATTGAAAAGAAGTTACAGTATTTAAACTGTAACTATATTATACGAGGACAAGAATTTGAGGTTTCTACTTTCGACCACAATGGCAACAAAACTTTAACTGTGAAAGGTAATAAGGTAACTGTTGGTTTACTTAAAAATAATGCTAACTTTGATAAAGAATCTGAAGGGTTTAAGTCATCAGTGCTAGAAATAACCGTAGATGGAAATCAAATGTTACAAGTAGGAGATACTACTATATTTGCTGAGGAAGGTTTAGATATGGTAGAAGAGTACGAAGTCCCAGAAA is a window encoding:
- a CDS encoding DUF5052 family protein gives rise to the protein TIIISRESEIEKKLQYLNCNYIIRGQEFEVSTFDHNGNKTLTVKGNKVTVGLLKNNANFDKESEGFKSSVLEITVDGNQMLQVGDTTIFAEEGLDMVEEYEVPENIETSKGGGFVPIDRFVNDIKNKLGKEKTIIISSQLGIPIGVYQGNSVYVTVPDNIPKTTRLNIDGKSLYIHRANYTILDTNMIK